The following are from one region of the Anabas testudineus chromosome 2, fAnaTes1.2, whole genome shotgun sequence genome:
- the hpxb gene encoding hemopexin: MRGLRNMELFTKTLFCLAFALTNGAPAHQHGSVGDDGAAHAAVPDRCDGIEFDAITPDEKGVTLFFKGDHVWKGFHGSVQLSNESFRELDDIHHIGNVDAAFRMHNTEKTGDHDHIYFFLDEKVFRYYNQSLENGYPKEIQEDFPGVPTHLDAAVECPAGECVTDSVVFFKGHDVHHYDIATKTVKTKTWSHLPLCTSALRWLEHYYCFHGHSFTKFNPVTGEVSGHYPKDARNYFMKCANFGHGGNYSVPKCSEVKLDAITTDDTGKTYFFAGPIYMRLDTHRDGLHGFPITRSWKEVANGVDAVFSYTDKIYMIKDDKIYIYKSAAHYNLIEGYPKSVKEELGIEGHVDAAFVCPNEHTVHLIQGQRLRDIDLTATPRVVTRDLLLPLSDIDGGLCDSQGVNVFKGSQFYHYESVSTLALSRIAPVPQNINSAMMGCQE, encoded by the exons ATGAGAGGGTTGCGCAACATGGAGCTCTTCACCAAAACTCTGTTTTGCTTGGCATTTGCCCTCACTAATGGAGCACCTGC GCACCAACATGGATCAGTAGGAGACG ATGGAGCTGCTCATGCTGCTGTACCAGACCGGTGTGACGGCATTGAGTTCGATGCCATCACTCCTGATGAGAAGGGAGTCACTTTATTCTTCAAAG gTGACCACGTATGGAAGGGATTCCATGGTTCAGTTCAGCTCTCAAATGAGTCTTTCAGGGAGCTGGATGACATCCATCACATCGGCAATGTTGATGCTGCCTTCCGCATGcacaacacagagaagacagGCGACCACGATCACATCTACTTCTTCCTG GATGAAAAAGTGTTTAGGTATTATAACCAAAGTCTGGAGAACGGATATCCAAAAGAGATCCAGGAGGACTTCCCAGGAGTCCCTACTCACTTGGATGCTGCAGTGGAGTGTCCCGCAGGAGAGTGCGTCACCGACTCAGTTGTATTCTTCAAGG GACATGATGTGCATCATTATGACATTGCCACAAAGACAGTGAAGACAAAGACCTGGTCCCACCTGCCTTTGTGCACCTCTGCTTTACGCTGGCTGGAACACTATTACTGTTTCCATGGACACAGCTTTACCAAGTTCAACCCAGTAACTGGGGAGGTGAGCGGTCACTACCCAAAAGATGCCCGTAATTACTTCATGAAGTGTGCCAACTTTG GTCATGGAGGTAATTACAGCGTCCCTAAATGCAGCGAGGTCAAGTTAGATGCCATCACCACCGATGATACaggaaaaacatatttctttgcAG GTCCTATCTACATGCGTCTGGACACCCATCGTGACGGCCTTCACGGCTTCCCAATCACCAGGTCATGGAAAGAGGTGGCCAACGGAGTGGATGCTGTTTTCTCCTACACTGACAAAATCTACATGATTAAG GACGACAAGATTTACATCTATAAATCAGCTGCTCACTACAACCTGATTGAAGGCTATCCTAAATCTGTGAAGGAAGAACTCGGCATTGAAGGACATGTGGATGCTGCATTTGTCTGTCCCAATGAACACACAGTCCATTTAATCCAAG GTCAGAGGCTGCGTGACATTGATCTTACAGCAACACCTAGGGTGGTAACCCGAGATCTGCTCTTGCCTTTGTCTGACATCGATGGTGGTCTGTGTGACTCGCAGGGAGTTAATGTGTTTAAGGGCTCTCAGTTTTACCATTATGAGAGCGTCTCAACACTGGCTTTGAGCAGAATTGCCCCTGTCCCTCAGAATATCAACTCAGCAATGATGGGATGTCAGGAGTAG